TTAGTGTCGGGCTGGTAATTGAAGAGGGCTTTTCCATCGCGGATCTTAAGATAATACTTAAAAAAATGGCCTCTGCCGCGGCAAAAGCCAACGTAAAGGTTGTAACCGGAGATACCAAGGTGGTCCCAAAAGGAGCCGCGGACAAAATTTTTATAAATACTTCAGGGATTGGAACGATAAATAAACATGTTAACATCGCCAGTAACAGGGCATGTCCAGGGGATAAGATTATTTTGAGTGGGACTATTGCCGAACACGGCATTACGGTTTTAACCCAGAGAGAGGGGATGAAATTTGCCTCCTCGCTTATAAGCGATACCGCTCCATTAAATAATATGGTTGGATTGATGCTGTCCGCAAGCAATAATGTTCATGTGCTGCGTGATCCTACCCGCGGAGGCGTCGGAACCTCCCTCAATGAAATTGCCTTGAGTTCAAAGGCGGGTATAAGGATATACGAGGATAAGATACCGGTTAAGGATGAGACAGCGGGAATTTGTGAGCTTCTGGGTTTTGATCCTCTTTATATAGCCAATGAAGGGAAGCTTCTTGCTTTTGTGGGCCCTGATGATGCGGAAATAGTACTGTCAGCTATGAAGGAGGATGAATTCGGCAGGGATTCATGTATTATCGGCGAGGTGATTTCCGATTCGCCGGGCAAAGTATTTATGCAAACCCGCATTGGCGGCAGCAGAATTGTTGATATGTTAACGGGTGAACAGTTGCCTCGAATCTGTTAAAAAAAATTTTCTACTATTATGAAAACATCCGTACAATTAATTCTCCTGGTTATCTGGTTTTTGTGGCCTGCCGGCTACGGGGTGGCGCAAGAAACGCTTATTTCAGGAAAAACAATGG
This genomic window from Anaerolineae bacterium contains:
- the hypE gene encoding hydrogenase expression/formation protein HypE, with the protein product MKNDKILLDHGSGGKISHSLTAEIMLPIFDNPILSRLDDGAIFDLGGKRLAFSTDTYVVDPIFFPGGNIGDLAINGTVNDIAMCGATPVYLSVGLVIEEGFSIADLKIILKKMASAAAKANVKVVTGDTKVVPKGAADKIFINTSGIGTINKHVNIASNRACPGDKIILSGTIAEHGITVLTQREGMKFASSLISDTAPLNNMVGLMLSASNNVHVLRDPTRGGVGTSLNEIALSSKAGIRIYEDKIPVKDETAGICELLGFDPLYIANEGKLLAFVGPDDAEIVLSAMKEDEFGRDSCIIGEVISDSPGKVFMQTRIGGSRIVDMLTGEQLPRIC